One window of Thermoplasmatales archaeon genomic DNA carries:
- the fen gene encoding flap endonuclease-1, with product MVKHETKLKDHKGERVSIDGYNVLYQFLSSIRQPDGTALMDHNGHVTSHLSGLFYRTMNLIEAGIKPIYVFDGKPSVLKNRTIEERRLIKEKARIELEEAIAAGEQEKIRSLSSRINYISKDMVDESIELLNSMGIPSVVAPSEGEAFASAMCLQGIVNGVVSQDYDCLLFGAPRVYRNFTLFGRRKVPGRSIYVNVSPEIIYLGESLEALEITREQLIYIGIMVGTDFNKGLKKVGAKTALKLIKKYGDIHSVLRERNETIDNLDDVIELFMNKLDVSKVDISLRKPDREKILGFLCDKHDFTPERIKPYIETLESSFGNLSQSSLDAFGSPH from the coding sequence TTGGTTAAGCACGAAACAAAACTTAAGGATCACAAGGGAGAACGGGTGAGCATAGATGGTTATAACGTCCTGTATCAATTTCTCAGCAGTATAAGGCAACCGGATGGCACTGCATTAATGGACCACAATGGCCATGTAACATCTCATCTCTCAGGTCTCTTTTATCGTACGATGAACCTGATTGAGGCAGGAATAAAACCCATTTATGTATTTGATGGCAAACCATCTGTGCTCAAAAACAGGACAATAGAGGAGCGACGCCTTATCAAGGAAAAGGCCAGGATAGAACTTGAGGAAGCCATTGCTGCGGGTGAGCAGGAAAAGATAAGGAGCCTTTCATCGCGGATAAATTATATCTCGAAAGATATGGTTGACGAATCGATAGAGCTCCTGAACTCTATGGGAATCCCCAGCGTAGTAGCTCCTTCTGAAGGCGAGGCGTTCGCATCTGCCATGTGCCTCCAAGGCATTGTAAATGGTGTTGTATCCCAGGACTACGACTGCCTCCTGTTCGGTGCCCCTCGGGTATACAGGAATTTCACTCTGTTCGGGAGGCGGAAAGTGCCGGGCAGGAGCATTTACGTCAATGTCTCCCCTGAAATAATATACCTTGGGGAGAGCCTTGAGGCTCTCGAAATAACAAGGGAGCAGCTCATTTACATTGGCATCATGGTTGGAACAGATTTCAATAAAGGTCTCAAAAAGGTCGGTGCGAAAACAGCGCTGAAGTTGATAAAAAAGTACGGAGACATACATTCTGTGCTCAGGGAAAGAAATGAAACTATTGACAACCTTGATGACGTTATCGAATTGTTCATGAACAAGCTTGACGTATCCAAAGTCGATATTTCTCTGCGAAAACCCGACAGAGAAAAAATACTTGGGTTTTTGTGTGACAAACACGATTTCACTCCAGAACGAATAAAGCCTTACATCGAAACACTGGAATCGAGCTTTGGTAACCTTTCGCAAAGTAGCCTTGATGCCTTCGGGTCTCCTCATTGA
- a CDS encoding AbrB/MazE/SpoVT family DNA-binding domain-containing protein: MNANKLTLVDISHVSKRGSSLRITIPKKVSEKLGINPEDILGFYFDGSEMIIEKVK; encoded by the coding sequence ATGAATGCCAATAAGTTAACTCTTGTAGACATTTCGCACGTCTCAAAGAGAGGTAGTTCATTAAGGATCACCATCCCAAAAAAGGTTTCAGAGAAACTTGGAATAAATCCAGAAGACATCCTTGGATTCTACTTCGACGGAAGCGAGATGATCATAGAAAAAGTAAAGTGA
- the radB gene encoding DNA repair and recombination protein RadB has product MEKIDLSERQEKLPIGVNCIDEVMSGGLEPEVITEIYGEGGSGKSNLCMQFAISSIRSGKKVIFLDTEGFSAERFSQVSGRDIEMLNEMMMFRISSLEDQELTLLRLSKMIEKTRPVGLLIIDSFTEFFRLEPFPDASSRALAFQREVSSLTSILLKFKIPILITNQIYQDPSSGELHPFGGYVIDHAVKAIYSIEKLPEGKRRISVVKHRAIREGNFAEFRITDYGISCEG; this is encoded by the coding sequence TTGGAAAAGATCGATTTATCCGAAAGACAGGAAAAACTTCCCATTGGTGTGAACTGCATAGACGAAGTTATGAGCGGTGGATTAGAGCCTGAGGTAATAACAGAGATATACGGAGAAGGCGGTTCTGGAAAATCGAATCTGTGCATGCAGTTTGCCATATCATCGATAAGAAGTGGGAAAAAGGTGATATTTCTTGACACTGAGGGTTTTTCAGCCGAAAGGTTTTCGCAGGTCTCCGGCAGAGATATCGAAATGCTTAACGAGATGATGATGTTCAGAATATCATCGCTGGAGGATCAGGAATTAACACTCCTAAGGTTATCTAAAATGATCGAGAAGACTAGACCTGTGGGTTTGCTGATCATAGATTCGTTCACAGAATTCTTCAGATTGGAACCATTTCCCGATGCATCTTCTAGAGCACTCGCGTTTCAAAGGGAAGTATCATCTCTCACTTCCATACTTCTCAAATTTAAGATCCCGATCCTCATAACAAATCAGATATATCAGGACCCCTCGTCTGGTGAACTCCATCCTTTTGGAGGGTACGTGATCGATCATGCAGTCAAGGCAATATACAGCATAGAGAAACTTCCTGAAGGAAAAAGGCGAATCTCTGTGGTAAAGCACAGGGCAATCCGTGAAGGAAATTTTGCTGAATTTCGGATCACCGATTATGGGATATCGTGTGAGGGATAA